One window of Brachybacterium ginsengisoli genomic DNA carries:
- a CDS encoding SDR family oxidoreductase, with protein sequence MARTAPDLALPDLTGRRAVVTGASDGIGVVIARRLAAAGAEVILPVRNPAKGERAADGIRAAVPGAQVSLRALDLASLASVGALAATLQDEGVPIHHLIANAGVMTPPERRTTEDGFELQLGANHLGHAALVAALMPLLRDAGATVAWQISIAAARGGIHWEDPQHERSYDPMRAYSQSKIALGLLGLELDRRSRAGGWGVRSGLAHPGVAPTNLLAAQPTLGRSAETPSRRIIGALSRRGILVGTPESAALPALLAATSPETAGGRLHGPTGPGHVGGGPGPQTLYRSLRSADEARRVWEWTQELTGVPFPR encoded by the coding sequence ATGGCCCGCACCGCCCCCGATCTCGCCCTTCCCGATCTCACCGGCCGCCGTGCCGTCGTCACCGGCGCCTCCGACGGCATCGGCGTGGTCATCGCCCGCCGCCTCGCCGCCGCCGGGGCGGAGGTGATCCTGCCGGTGCGGAACCCCGCCAAGGGTGAGCGCGCGGCCGACGGGATCCGCGCCGCGGTGCCCGGAGCGCAGGTGTCGCTGCGTGCGCTGGACCTCGCCTCGCTCGCCTCCGTCGGCGCCCTGGCCGCGACCCTCCAGGACGAGGGCGTGCCGATCCACCACCTCATCGCGAACGCCGGCGTGATGACCCCGCCCGAGCGGCGCACCACCGAGGACGGCTTCGAGCTGCAGCTGGGTGCGAACCACCTCGGTCACGCCGCGCTGGTCGCCGCGCTGATGCCGCTGCTGCGCGATGCGGGGGCGACCGTCGCCTGGCAGATCAGCATCGCGGCCGCCCGGGGCGGGATCCACTGGGAGGACCCCCAGCACGAGCGCTCCTACGACCCGATGCGCGCCTACAGCCAGTCGAAGATCGCGCTCGGCCTGCTCGGGCTCGAGCTCGACCGCCGCAGCCGGGCCGGCGGCTGGGGCGTGCGCAGCGGCCTGGCCCATCCCGGCGTCGCCCCCACCAATCTGCTGGCCGCCCAGCCCACGCTCGGCCGGTCGGCGGAGACCCCGTCCCGCCGGATCATCGGCGCGCTCTCGCGGCGCGGGATCCTCGTCGGCACCCCGGAGAGCGCGGCGCTGCCCGCACTGCTCGCCGCCACGTCCCCCGAGACCGCCGGGGGCCGGCTCCACGGGCCGACGGGCCCCGGCCATGTGGGCGGCGGCCCCGGGCCGCAGACGCTCTACCGATCGCTGCGCAGCGCCGACGAGGCGCGTCGCGTGTGGGAGTGGACGCAGGAGCTGACGGGCGTGCCCTTCCCCCGGTGA
- a CDS encoding carbohydrate ABC transporter permease gives MTTENPAPPRRRRPLTGPLLARRLLAHAATYLVLAVAAVLTLGPFLVSVMTAFTSTQQFAQQGPLSVPAPPVLDSFLALFSPEAGPDGFVTPVVVTVQMVAVILVGQMVFSVLAAYAFAQLRFPGRDLLFWVYIATLMVPQVVVVVPLYLMMSEVGLRNTFWALILPFVLGSPYAIFLLRENFRGVPGELMDAMRIDGAGTLRLLWHLVVPLNRPIIVTLVLITVVTHWNNFMWPMVITSGPEWRVITVATSALQSQYNNNWTLVMAGTTLAMLPLVLLMVVFQKQITRSVGDATLR, from the coding sequence ATGACCACCGAGAATCCGGCTCCCCCGCGCCGTCGCCGCCCGCTGACCGGGCCGCTCCTGGCCCGGCGCCTCCTTGCCCACGCCGCGACCTACCTGGTGCTGGCCGTCGCGGCCGTGCTCACCCTGGGTCCGTTCCTGGTCTCGGTGATGACGGCCTTCACCTCCACGCAGCAGTTCGCCCAGCAGGGCCCGCTGTCCGTCCCCGCGCCGCCGGTGCTGGACAGCTTCCTGGCCCTGTTCTCCCCGGAGGCCGGGCCGGACGGCTTCGTGACCCCGGTGGTGGTGACCGTGCAGATGGTCGCGGTGATCCTGGTGGGTCAGATGGTGTTCTCGGTGCTCGCCGCCTATGCCTTCGCACAGCTCCGCTTCCCCGGCCGTGACCTGCTGTTCTGGGTGTACATCGCGACGCTGATGGTGCCGCAGGTGGTCGTGGTGGTGCCGCTGTACCTGATGATGAGCGAGGTGGGGCTGCGCAACACGTTCTGGGCGCTGATCCTCCCCTTCGTGCTCGGCTCCCCGTACGCGATCTTCCTGCTGCGGGAGAACTTCCGCGGCGTGCCCGGCGAGCTGATGGATGCGATGCGGATCGACGGCGCCGGCACCCTGCGCCTGCTGTGGCACCTGGTGGTGCCGCTGAACCGGCCGATCATCGTCACCCTGGTGCTGATCACCGTGGTGACGCACTGGAACAACTTCATGTGGCCGATGGTGATCACCTCCGGCCCCGAATGGCGGGTCATCACGGTCGCGACCTCGGCGCTGCAGTCGCAGTACAACAACAACTGGACCCTGGTGATGGCGGGGACCACGCTCGCGATGCTGCCGCTGGTGCTGCTCATGGTGGTCTTCCAGAAGCAGATCACCCGCTCGGTGGGCGACGCGACCCTGCGCTGA
- a CDS encoding carbohydrate ABC transporter permease: MNSRRPLLGWLLVAPSLIGVAAFLILPVVLAFVVSLFRWDLLGSRQFIGLENYQGLLSDGALLNSLLVTALFTLISVPLSLALGLMLATQLVRALPGSAIVRVIVVIPWVCAPLALGVVWKWIFQPSVGALNQILGVRVEWLTDPSLALPAVAFVAIWQNVGYISLFFQAGLTRIPGSIYEAARIDGAAPWQSMLYMTIPLLRPTTFFLAVTQVVASFQVFDMVFALTGGGPQHRTEVIASLIYHEAFVSSRLGRASAVAVILFLLLVVITLAQQRWFSRRITYDLS, from the coding sequence ATGAACTCCCGTCGCCCCCTGCTGGGGTGGCTGCTCGTCGCCCCCAGCCTGATCGGCGTCGCGGCCTTCCTGATCCTGCCCGTCGTCCTCGCGTTCGTGGTCTCCCTGTTCCGCTGGGACCTGCTGGGCTCGCGGCAGTTCATCGGCCTGGAGAACTATCAGGGGCTGCTGTCCGACGGGGCGCTGCTGAACTCGCTGCTGGTCACCGCGCTGTTCACGCTGATCTCCGTGCCGCTCTCGCTGGCGCTGGGCCTGATGCTCGCGACCCAGCTGGTGCGGGCCCTGCCGGGATCGGCGATCGTGCGGGTCATCGTGGTGATCCCGTGGGTGTGCGCGCCGCTGGCTCTGGGCGTGGTGTGGAAGTGGATCTTCCAGCCCTCCGTCGGCGCCCTGAACCAGATCCTGGGCGTGCGCGTCGAGTGGCTCACCGATCCGTCGCTGGCGCTGCCCGCGGTGGCGTTCGTGGCGATCTGGCAGAACGTCGGCTACATCTCGCTGTTCTTCCAGGCGGGGCTGACCCGGATCCCCGGCTCGATCTACGAGGCGGCGCGGATCGACGGCGCCGCCCCGTGGCAGTCGATGCTCTACATGACGATCCCGCTGCTGCGCCCCACCACCTTCTTCCTCGCGGTCACCCAGGTGGTGGCGAGCTTCCAGGTGTTCGACATGGTCTTCGCCCTCACCGGCGGCGGGCCCCAGCACCGCACCGAGGTGATCGCCTCGCTGATCTACCACGAGGCGTTCGTGAGCAGCCGCCTGGGCCGGGCGAGCGCCGTCGCCGTGATCCTGTTCCTCCTGCTGGTGGTGATCACGCTGGCGCAGCAGCGCTGGTTCTCCCGCCGCATCACCTACGACCTGAGCTGA
- a CDS encoding NAD(+) synthase, which produces MSTASQPASPKPTGQGPAQPSEVERAHALERALPTITHEDPSDPHASIYDHGFLRAAAVTLPVALADPATNAERHLEVLRDLHEQQVGLAVFPELSLTGYSLDDLVMQEPLLDAAEQAVLTVLEASEDLMPIIVLGAPLRAKDRSRIFNCAVVIHRGQILGISPKQNLPTYREFYERRWFAPGDDACDESVVLGGQFADLTPHGIITVDDVPGLKLYVEICEDMWVPIPPSAEAALAGATVIVNLSGSPITIGRAEDRKLLARSSSARTQSAYVYAAAGEGESTTDLAWDGQTFVYECGDLLGETERFPQGPRATIADIDLDRLVAERRRQNTFDDNRRTHETSLEKFQTWGETSLFGPWDATDFWDEQGEHDEDEVEDEEMLAPILLGRRRGAAQARHDAHAAETGEELPALRTPPPTGPLRRKLDRFPFVPDDPARLAQDCYEAFSIQVAGLVRRLSAIGGDKPGGARPVLGVSGGLDSTHALLVCARAMDLLGRDRSEILTYTMPGFATTEHTRSNAELLSTAIGASFETLDIRPAATQMLKDMHHPFGDGEEVYDVTFENVQAGLRYDYLFRLANHLGGIVVGTGDLSELALGWCTYGVGDHMSHYGVNAGVPKTLIQHLIRWVIAEGLFGDDATGVLQAVLDTEITPELIPTREGEKAQSTEDSIGPYALHDFFLYHLLRRGDGPAKTAYLAHQAWGDVEAGEWPAGYLEADKRSFTRGEIKHWLTVFTKRFFSNQFKRSALPNAPKVLAGGSLSPRGDWRMPSDAASRAWLAEIDAEVPGD; this is translated from the coding sequence ATGAGCACCGCGTCGCAGCCCGCCTCCCCGAAGCCCACCGGTCAGGGGCCCGCGCAGCCCTCCGAGGTCGAGCGCGCCCACGCCCTCGAGCGGGCCCTTCCCACGATCACCCACGAGGACCCCTCGGACCCCCACGCCTCGATCTACGACCACGGCTTCCTGCGCGCCGCCGCGGTGACGCTGCCGGTCGCGCTCGCCGATCCGGCGACCAACGCCGAGCGGCACCTCGAGGTGCTGAGGGACCTGCATGAGCAGCAGGTGGGGCTCGCGGTCTTCCCCGAGCTGTCGCTGACCGGCTACTCGCTCGATGACCTGGTCATGCAGGAGCCGCTGCTGGACGCGGCCGAGCAGGCGGTGCTGACAGTCCTCGAGGCGAGCGAGGACCTGATGCCGATCATCGTGCTCGGTGCGCCGCTGCGGGCGAAGGACCGCTCGCGGATCTTCAACTGCGCCGTGGTGATCCATCGCGGGCAGATCCTCGGCATCTCCCCGAAGCAGAACCTCCCCACCTACCGCGAGTTCTACGAGCGCCGCTGGTTCGCGCCCGGTGACGACGCCTGCGACGAGTCCGTGGTGCTCGGCGGCCAGTTCGCGGACCTCACACCGCACGGCATCATCACGGTCGACGACGTGCCCGGGCTGAAGCTCTACGTCGAGATCTGCGAGGACATGTGGGTCCCGATCCCGCCCTCGGCCGAGGCCGCGCTCGCCGGGGCGACGGTGATCGTGAACCTCTCCGGATCGCCGATCACCATCGGCCGGGCCGAGGACCGCAAGCTCCTCGCCCGCTCCTCCTCCGCCCGCACCCAGAGCGCCTACGTCTACGCCGCCGCCGGCGAGGGGGAGTCCACCACCGACCTCGCCTGGGACGGCCAGACCTTCGTGTACGAGTGCGGTGACCTGCTGGGGGAGACGGAGCGCTTCCCGCAGGGGCCGCGCGCCACCATCGCCGACATCGACCTGGACCGGCTCGTCGCCGAGCGCCGCCGCCAGAACACCTTCGACGACAACCGCCGCACCCACGAGACCTCGCTCGAGAAGTTCCAGACCTGGGGCGAGACCTCGCTCTTCGGGCCCTGGGACGCGACGGACTTCTGGGACGAGCAGGGGGAGCACGACGAGGACGAGGTCGAGGACGAGGAGATGCTCGCCCCGATCCTGCTCGGCCGGCGCCGCGGCGCGGCTCAGGCCCGCCACGACGCCCACGCCGCCGAGACCGGCGAGGAGCTGCCCGCGCTGCGCACACCGCCGCCCACCGGCCCGCTGCGCCGCAAGCTCGACCGCTTCCCCTTCGTGCCCGACGACCCCGCGCGTCTCGCCCAGGACTGCTACGAGGCGTTCTCCATCCAGGTGGCCGGGCTCGTGCGTCGCCTCAGCGCGATCGGCGGGGACAAGCCGGGCGGCGCCCGCCCGGTGCTGGGCGTCTCCGGCGGCCTCGACTCCACCCACGCCCTGCTGGTGTGCGCGCGGGCGATGGACCTGCTGGGTCGCGACCGCTCCGAGATCCTCACCTACACGATGCCGGGCTTCGCGACCACGGAGCACACCCGCTCCAACGCCGAGCTGCTCTCCACCGCGATCGGCGCCAGCTTCGAGACCCTCGACATCCGCCCCGCGGCCACCCAGATGCTGAAGGACATGCACCACCCCTTCGGCGACGGCGAGGAGGTCTACGACGTCACCTTCGAGAACGTCCAGGCCGGGCTGCGCTACGACTACCTCTTCCGCCTCGCCAACCACCTCGGCGGGATCGTGGTGGGCACCGGCGACCTCTCCGAGCTGGCGCTGGGCTGGTGCACCTACGGCGTGGGCGACCACATGTCCCACTACGGCGTGAACGCCGGGGTCCCGAAGACCCTCATCCAGCACCTGATCCGCTGGGTGATCGCCGAGGGGCTCTTCGGGGACGACGCGACCGGCGTGCTCCAGGCGGTGCTCGACACCGAGATCACCCCCGAGCTGATCCCCACCCGCGAGGGGGAGAAGGCGCAGTCCACCGAGGACTCCATCGGCCCCTACGCCCTGCACGACTTCTTCCTCTACCACCTGCTACGCCGCGGCGACGGCCCCGCGAAGACCGCCTACCTCGCCCACCAGGCCTGGGGCGATGTCGAGGCGGGGGAGTGGCCGGCCGGCTACCTCGAGGCGGACAAGCGCTCCTTCACCCGCGGCGAGATCAAGCACTGGCTGACCGTGTTCACGAAGCGCTTCTTCTCCAACCAGTTCAAGCGCTCCGCCCTGCCCAACGCCCCGAAGGTGCTGGCCGGCGGCTCGCTCTCGCCGCGCGGCGACTGGCGCATGCCCTCGGACGCGGCGTCGCGGGCCTGGCTCGCCGAGATCGATGCCGAGGTCCCCGGGGACTGA
- a CDS encoding helix-turn-helix transcriptional regulator, with translation MSIDRDGLAVFLRGRREALQPEDVGLPRGGRRRTSGLRREELAALCHMSADYLSRLEQRRGPQPSEQMLVSIAQGLHLTRDERDHLFLLAGHRPPEREGGGEHIGPGLMRILDRLQDTPAEIITELGETLRQTPPGIALTGDLTALTGPSRAIGYRWFTDPGARDLYDPADHGFLSRLWASGLREVATRRGPSSRAAHLAEDLTARSEEFRELWARQEVGLRPREVKHFLHPEVGPLELDCQSLHDPGSSQALLVYTARPGSESHEKLQLLSMLGAPATL, from the coding sequence ATGAGCATCGACCGGGACGGTCTGGCCGTCTTCCTGCGCGGACGCCGCGAGGCGCTCCAGCCGGAGGACGTCGGCCTCCCGCGCGGCGGCCGACGACGCACCAGCGGTCTGCGCCGCGAGGAGCTCGCGGCGCTGTGCCACATGTCCGCCGACTACCTCTCCCGGCTCGAGCAGCGGCGCGGCCCGCAGCCCTCCGAGCAGATGCTGGTCTCGATCGCGCAGGGCCTCCACCTCACCCGCGACGAGCGCGACCATCTGTTCCTGCTGGCCGGTCACCGCCCGCCCGAGCGCGAGGGCGGCGGCGAGCACATCGGCCCCGGCCTGATGCGGATCCTGGACCGTCTGCAGGACACCCCGGCGGAGATCATCACGGAGCTCGGCGAGACCCTCCGCCAGACCCCGCCCGGCATCGCCCTGACCGGCGACCTCACCGCCCTCACCGGCCCCTCCCGCGCCATCGGGTACCGCTGGTTCACCGATCCCGGCGCGCGCGACCTCTACGATCCCGCCGATCACGGGTTCCTGTCCCGGCTGTGGGCCTCTGGGCTGCGCGAGGTCGCGACCCGCCGCGGTCCGAGCTCCCGCGCCGCGCACCTGGCCGAGGATCTCACCGCCCGCAGCGAGGAGTTCCGCGAGCTGTGGGCGCGGCAGGAGGTGGGGCTGCGGCCGCGGGAGGTGAAGCACTTCCTCCACCCCGAGGTGGGTCCGCTCGAGCTGGACTGCCAGTCGCTGCACGATCCCGGCAGCTCGCAGGCGCTGCTGGTCTACACCGCCCGGCCCGGCAGCGAGAGCCACGAGAAGCTGCAGCTGCTCTCGATGCTCGGGGCACCGGCCACCCTCTGA